GCCATTTTGAGAATACAAGGCAATAAGTTGACTGGCTTTTTGTTCTATGGCTTGAAGGTTAGAAGAATAAGCAAAAACATTAGGATTGTTGAATCTGAGTACTTTGACGGTTATGTTATTCTATTTGACTCAAAGGACACAGAAAATGGTATTATAGGACTACAGGGCAATATATACAAGAACGGGACGGTGTGGATATTTCTGCAGGAAATTGGCAAGAAGAATATCATAGCATTGTCTTTTGAGGATAAGCAATTAGTAGAAAGGCTCTCAAAAATGAAATTACCAAAAGAGAAAATAGATGACATAAGCTGGTCATTTAAAATTGTACCTCCTAAGATAAACATTCATGAAATCGCCTCCGGCAAAGAGATTATCTTAATGGGCGGGGTTCAGCAAAGATGCTCTTATAGCACTAAAGCAGTGTACATAACATCCTCATGGCCAACAAATTCACCCACAACGTACTATATTAAAGTACAGGCTAAGTTCTGTGGTCCAACAATTCTAAAAAGTACAGATGAATACAAGGTAATTGTTAAAAATTTAGATGAAGGAAGGATTGTATCTTACGGTACAAGTTATCGGGAAATTAGTGGGGATACTGCATTTGAAATTCGGGGATCTCCTTCTCGGCCAATAGATATAAAGGTAACGGTACCTTACAAGGATAGTCCCAATGAAGTACAAGATTTAATAATCAGGGTGTCAGGTAGTATCGTTAACTTTGGATATAGTGAAGTTAGTTGGGCTATTAAATGGGCGGCTGATTTAATAACATGGGCACTTAATCTTCCGCCAATACCCACTAAAGCAACACAAGGCCCAACTTTTCCTCCAATAATCATTGAAGGTGGAGAAGAGAAGAATACCCTAGCTGTAGCCTACAATAATTTGAATATTGGTGTTCCTGGACAGTTCTTGCAAATAGAGGGTATTGTCATTCGATACAATAATGGTCCTTCATATGACATTACAAGAAAGTTTTATGCACTATACAACGTACCGGTATACTATGGCCCATCTTCAAATCCCAGTCATGTAGCTGATGTAGAGACTCAATGCAGTTTAAGGGTTACCCACACTAACTAAAAGAAGTGATGTTTAGATGAAGCCTGAAGACTTTCTTCCCCTCCTTACTCTTTTACTTTTGTTTGGGGTCTTTTATGGAGTAATGGAACATAAATGCACAATTAGAGTATCTGAAGAAGTAAGTAAAGCTGTGGAAAAAGTGGAGAAGGAAGACATTGTTATGGATATTGGGCTTCACACAACCGAGCTCCGAAAGAACTCAGAACGGGCTCTTGCATGTCTCAACGCTAGCAAGTGTTCAAAAGCCACACTGATAAGATATCTCATGAAAGCATCATTTCACATGGAAATGTTGCACTCCTACTACAGTAGAGCTGTCACCTCTATCCTTAAGCCTGGTGAGGAAATCGAACCCTACATCAATACCACTACACTAGATTGTGCGAAAATGTTAGAGAGGTTTGCTACAATAATAATCGAGGACGACATAACTGAGAGACAGCTCAAAATTATAAAAAGAGCGCTAATAGACGTTAACAAATTTACGAACAATACACTCAAACTTAACAATATCACTTTAATCCTGCAGGAGAATGGAAAAATACAAGAAAAGTGCCAAACTTACCTAGTGGCGTTTAACAATACCACAAGGTGAGTGTTTTTCTTTTTCTGAAACTTCTCGCAGAGAGCACTAAGTTTCTGAACATTTTTATGTTAAAATAAACCTTAAAAGCTTTAAATTTTTTACATTTTTCTGATAATAAGGGAGGTGATTATAATGTTCCCTCATGAGGAAGAATTTGTCCGCGAAAAGCTTGGAAGAGAGCCTAATGAAGTGGAAAAGGCCATGATTGAAGTAATGTGGAGCGAGCATGCCTCATATAAATCAAGCCGCAAGTGGCTCAAACTTTTACCAACTAAAAACGAGCATGTGATTTTAGGACCCGGAGAGGATGCTGGAGTTATAAAGTTTGACGAAAATATTGCAATAGTCGTTGGAATCGAAAGTCACAATCATCCAAGTGCAGTTGAGCCCTATGGTGGGGCAGCAACAGGTGTTGGCGGAATTGTAAGGGATATACTGTGTATGGGGGCTCGTCCTATAGCTCTGCTCGACCCAATACGCTTTGGCCCATTGGAGAAAGAGCGCAATAGGTATCTCTTCGAGTACGTTGTTAAGGGAATAGCTGACTATGGCAACAGGATAGGGGTTCCTACTGTTGGCGGCGAAACGGAGTTTGATGAGACCTTGGACGGCTATACATTGGTGAATGTTGCATGCATTGGCATAATGCACCCCGATGAGTTAGTTCACAGCTACGTAACCGAGAGCGGTCTGCTTTTGGTTTTAGTTGGGAACAAAACTGGAAGAGACGGCATTCATGGAGTGACTTTTGCAAGTGAAGAGCTGAGCGAAAACGCTGAGGAGGAAGATCGCTCCGCTGTGCAGATTCCGGATCCGTTTACTGAAAAACTTTTAATTGAAGCAACCCTTGAGGCAGTGAAAACTGGTAAAGTTAAAGCCCTCAAAGATTTAGGCGGCGGAGGCTTAACTTGTGCATCTTCAGAAATGGCTGGAAAGAAAGGGTTTGGTGCAGTCATTTATGCAGATAGAGTGCCACAAAGAGAACCTAATATGAATGCTATGGAGGTAATGATTTCAGAGAGCCAAGAGAGGATGCTTTTTGCTGTTAAAAAGGAAGATTTGGAAGAGATGTCAAAGATTTTTGAAAAGTATGAACTTGAGTGGACAGTTGTTGGGGAGATAATAGACGAGCCAAGATACATTGTTTACTGGAATGGCGAAAAAGTCGCTGATTTGCCAATTGATCTGCTCACAGAAGTTCCAATAATAGAATGGGATGCCAAGCCGTATAGTGTTGAAAAAGATGTCCGAACTCCTGAAATCGCTCCACAAGATGCTTTTCTTAAAGTTCTCTCAAGCCCAAACATATTAAGCAAAGAATGGGTTTACAGGCAGTATGACCATGAAGTTCAAGGAAGGACAGTTTTAAAGCCCGGTCTGGATGCCGCTGTGCTGAAAATAAACGATGAATACGGCTTAGCTTTTGTGAGCGATGGAAATCCTTCATACAGCTACTTGAATCCATATCACGGAGCAATGGCTTGTGTGGTTGAAGCTATGAGAAACTTGGCTTCCGTTGGTGCTAAACCTCTATCTTTAGTTGACAACCTGAATTTTGCCTCCCCAGAGAGGCCTGAGGTGTATTGGAGCTTCATCGAGACAATTAAAGGACTCAGAGATGCGGCAAATGCTTTTGGATTAGCTTATGTCAGCGGTAACGTGAGCTTTTACAATGAGGTTGGCAACAAACCGATAAAGCCAACTCCAGTAGTTGCGGCTTTAGGAAAGGTCAAGCTTGAGCACATTACAACCATGGACTTTAAAGATGAAGGTAATTTGATTGCCGTTGTTGGAGTTACAAAGAATGAATTGGGAGGAAGTGAGCTCTATAGAGTTTTCGGCATTGGAGGTGGAATCGCTCCGAGAGTTGACTTAAAAGCGGAGAAAGAAAACGTTGAAGGCATCTTAAAGGCAATTGAGCATGGATTAGTAAAAGCTGTTCATGACGTAAGCAGGGGAGGTTTGGCGATAGCTTTAGCTGAGATGGCAATAATAAGTGGAGTAGGATTTGAGGTTGACATAAGTAAAGTTCCAGTGGAAGCAAAGCTCTCTCCCTTAGAAGTGCTGTTTTCAGAAAGTCAAGCAAGATTTATAGTCAGCTTTGAAGAAGAAAACCTTGAAAAGCTCAAAGAAATGTTTAAAGACTTTGCAGTTATAGGAGAAGTTGGAGGCAGAGAAATGGTGTTTAAGAGCAATGGGGACGAAGTAATTAGGGTAAGTGTAAAAGAAGGGAGAAAAATTTACGGTTCGCTTCCAAGGCTTCTTGGAGAGTAACTTTTCTTTTTATTTTCCGACTGGATAGTTTGGTGCTTCGTTCGTTATGAAGATGTCATGTGGATGGCTTTCCTTGAGTCCAGCGTGTGTTATTATCACAAACTCTCCTTTTTCTTTCAGCTCTTGAATGTTCTTTGCTCCAACGTAACCCATTCCAGCTCTTAGGCCTCCAATGAGCTGGTATAAAACTTCGCCAACACTCCCCTTATAAGGAACAACCCCTTCAACGCCCTCTGGGACGAACTTTCTTGTCTTCATGTGACCTCTCTGATAATATCTCTCTGCTCCTCCTTTCATCATTGCCCCTAAAGAACCCATTCCCCTGTACTGCTTGTATTTCCTTCCGTTGATAATTACCTCTTTTCCCGGAGCTTCCTTTGTTCCGGCTAAGAGATTCCCAAGCATTACAGCATCAGCCCCAGCCGCAATGGCTTTCACTATATCTCCTGAATATTTAATTCCCCCATCTGCAATGACCTTAATTCCGTATTCCCCTGCCCTGTCTGAAATCAGTGCTATTGCCGTTATCTGTGGAACACCAACTCCAGCTACTACTCTTGTTGTGCATATGCTCCCTGGTCCTATTCCAACTTTAACAGCGTCTGCAAAGGTTAAATCATCAACTGCCTTTGGATTTGCAATGTTTCCAACTATCAAGTCAGCATCAACTTTAGCTCTAATCTCCTTCATGGACTTTATTGCCTTAAGGTTATGCGCATGGGCAGTGTCAATGACTATGACATCGACCCCTGCCCTGTCCAATGCCAAAGCTCTCTTCAGATCAAAAGGCCCAACAGCTGCAGCGACTATTAAGTCTCCGTTTTCATCCCTCACAGCATTCTTGAACTTTTTCCTCAAAACAAGATCGCTCATCGTTATTAGACCAATAAGTCTGCCTTTTTTGTTTACAACTGGTAATCTGTCAATTCTGTTCTCAACCATTATTTTCATAGCCTCTTCAACGCTTATGTCCTCTTCAACTGTTATCACTTCTTTAGTCATGATGTCTTTCACTCTCTGCCCTTCTTTTGTTGCAATGTCTTTCTTAGACACTATTCCAACAACTTTTCCATCTTTGATAACTGGCAGTCCATCAATGTCGTGCTTCTCCATTAAAAATAGTGCATAATCTAAGGTTTCCTCTGGGCTTATGGTGATGACGTCTTCAATTATAAAGCGCTCTGCCCTTTTGACTTTTTTGACCATCTCAACCTGCTCTTCTATGCTCATGTTCCTGTGAATAACGCCTAAACCGCCTTCTCTTGCCATCGCTACTGCCATCTCCCATTCTGTAACCGTATCCATCGCTGCGCTCAGAATTGGGATATTGAGCTTTATGTTCGGCGTAATTTGAGTGGAAACATCGACGTCTTTGGGCTCAACTTCAGTTGCCTGGGGGATCAAAAGAACATCATCAAAGGTATAACCCTTAATTGCATTAACAAGTTTTTGTTCAAATTTGCCCATATTTTCCCGTCCTCCATCTCCTTTTTAACATAAACCTGACAACGGGTTTTTAAGGTTTTTGTATATGTATTTATGATGTCATGAAATCCCTCAGAAAATGGTATATTCATGAAAAATAAATCAACTGTCCGAGTTTCAATGCAAAGCAATTTTTAACAACATTTTTTTGGCATGTTTGAAATTTCTCGAATGTTTTTGCACAGTTTGACAACTTTACAAAGGTAAAGCTTATAAACTCATGACAGCGCCTAAGAATGAACATTCCCCGAGGTGAGGACAATGAGCAAGACAAAGATGATACTTGCCCACATAGCACCAATCGCAATCGTTTTAGCATTATTAGCACTTGCATGAAAATCTGACAATCATGCTCATCATTCCTTCCAATTTTTTGTCTTCTCTCTCTCCTATTCCGTGGTTCATTAAATATTTGACAACAACTTTGCCAAAAAGTATAATAAACAGTCAGCTTATCCTTTAGCGGTGATTTCCATGGTAAGGGGGGAGTACGAAACCAATTAGAAAAGAAATTAGAAAAGCCTATTCTGAAGCAGATATTTTGGGAGAAATTTTAAGAGAAGGAATTTATTGGGCGTTTATGGGCCGTCCGTTTGAGGTGCTACCGTTTTTGAGGGGTAAACTTTTGAGTGAAGCAGCAAAGCTCAATGGCGCAAGTGAAAATGCAAGGCTTGAAATTGAAAGGCTTTTGAAAGAGCTTGAGGGACTTTACAAAGAAATCAGCATGTCAGAAAAGGTTAATGAAGAGCAGATAGAGGCTGTTTTGTCCTATAGGGAGAAACTCGTTAAGATTGTGTATGGTTGAGGTAGGTTTATAACCTTCCTCCCTTCTATTATTCTTGGGATGATGACGGAGATTTCGCCCGATAGATGAGGACACTCGCATGGGCTGACCAATCTCCATACAAGCTTTTTCTTTCTTGAGATTTGAATAAGTTTGCACGTTAGCGCAGTTGTAGTGAGCTTTCAAAAATACGCCAATCATGGAGAAAACACTTTACAAACAGCTTTTTTAGAAGGATACACGAACCTTGATCAAACTTCGCTTTTTCGAAGTTTGTTAGAGAAAGGTTTATAAATACTCTCCATGAACAGCCTAAGGAACTTCACGATAATGGGATTAAAAACCCCGCTTCTTGGAGGTGTTGGAAATGGAAGCTGTCAAGATACCAGTCTGTACGTCATGTGGAAAGGAGATAACTCCAAGGGAGCACGCGACACACTTCATCTGCCCCAACTGTGGGGAGGAGATAATCTGGAGATGTGAAAGCTGCCGCGTATTGGGAGCACCATACAAGTGCCCCAAGTGCGGATGGGAAGGACCATAAAGGGGTGATTCAAATGAGCGATTTCAACATTGTTGGTGTTATTAAGGTTATGCCCACAAGTCCAGAGGTTGATCTGGATAAGCTTGAGGAGAACATAAAGAAGGCAATACCAGAGAAGTACGGTTTCGTTAAGATTGAAAGGGAGCCAATAGCATTCGGTTTGGTTGCTCTTAAAGTTTACGTCCTTGCCAAGGACGAGGAAGGATACTCCCTTGACGAAGTTGCCGATGCATTCAGAAAGGTTGAAGATGTTGAGAGTGCCGAGGTAGAAAGCGTCTCAAGAATTTGATAAATGGGGCAAATGCCCCACAGGATATTCTTTTTTAAATTCCAATGTTTAGAAACGTGGGGCTTTTTAGGTCTTCTAAGATCTCTCTTAATGATTCGTTGCTAATTT
Above is a genomic segment from Thermococcus sp. SY098 containing:
- the purL gene encoding phosphoribosylformylglycinamidine synthase subunit PurL — its product is MFPHEEEFVREKLGREPNEVEKAMIEVMWSEHASYKSSRKWLKLLPTKNEHVILGPGEDAGVIKFDENIAIVVGIESHNHPSAVEPYGGAATGVGGIVRDILCMGARPIALLDPIRFGPLEKERNRYLFEYVVKGIADYGNRIGVPTVGGETEFDETLDGYTLVNVACIGIMHPDELVHSYVTESGLLLVLVGNKTGRDGIHGVTFASEELSENAEEEDRSAVQIPDPFTEKLLIEATLEAVKTGKVKALKDLGGGGLTCASSEMAGKKGFGAVIYADRVPQREPNMNAMEVMISESQERMLFAVKKEDLEEMSKIFEKYELEWTVVGEIIDEPRYIVYWNGEKVADLPIDLLTEVPIIEWDAKPYSVEKDVRTPEIAPQDAFLKVLSSPNILSKEWVYRQYDHEVQGRTVLKPGLDAAVLKINDEYGLAFVSDGNPSYSYLNPYHGAMACVVEAMRNLASVGAKPLSLVDNLNFASPERPEVYWSFIETIKGLRDAANAFGLAYVSGNVSFYNEVGNKPIKPTPVVAALGKVKLEHITTMDFKDEGNLIAVVGVTKNELGGSELYRVFGIGGGIAPRVDLKAEKENVEGILKAIEHGLVKAVHDVSRGGLAIALAEMAIISGVGFEVDISKVPVEAKLSPLEVLFSESQARFIVSFEEENLEKLKEMFKDFAVIGEVGGREMVFKSNGDEVIRVSVKEGRKIYGSLPRLLGE
- the guaB gene encoding IMP dehydrogenase translates to MGKFEQKLVNAIKGYTFDDVLLIPQATEVEPKDVDVSTQITPNIKLNIPILSAAMDTVTEWEMAVAMAREGGLGVIHRNMSIEEQVEMVKKVKRAERFIIEDVITISPEETLDYALFLMEKHDIDGLPVIKDGKVVGIVSKKDIATKEGQRVKDIMTKEVITVEEDISVEEAMKIMVENRIDRLPVVNKKGRLIGLITMSDLVLRKKFKNAVRDENGDLIVAAAVGPFDLKRALALDRAGVDVIVIDTAHAHNLKAIKSMKEIRAKVDADLIVGNIANPKAVDDLTFADAVKVGIGPGSICTTRVVAGVGVPQITAIALISDRAGEYGIKVIADGGIKYSGDIVKAIAAGADAVMLGNLLAGTKEAPGKEVIINGRKYKQYRGMGSLGAMMKGGAERYYQRGHMKTRKFVPEGVEGVVPYKGSVGEVLYQLIGGLRAGMGYVGAKNIQELKEKGEFVIITHAGLKESHPHDIFITNEAPNYPVGK
- a CDS encoding zinc finger domain-containing protein; amino-acid sequence: MEAVKIPVCTSCGKEITPREHATHFICPNCGEEIIWRCESCRVLGAPYKCPKCGWEGP
- a CDS encoding elongation factor 1-beta encodes the protein MSDFNIVGVIKVMPTSPEVDLDKLEENIKKAIPEKYGFVKIEREPIAFGLVALKVYVLAKDEEGYSLDEVADAFRKVEDVESAEVESVSRI